In Pectobacterium brasiliense, a single genomic region encodes these proteins:
- a CDS encoding alpha/beta hydrolase: protein MMVSASGMLPVRAQPTIPDMTEQAKAQFEIRQIEMKSDAQHAYRLFIALPRQPAPEGGYPVLYMLDGNAQFPVAVNSYNAKNGTAPLIVAVGYPIDKPYDVPARTRDYTPPTTLTDPDFAAGGEAEAFYQFLQSTVKPWVEANYAVNKQKQTLAGHSFGGLFTLYTLFNHTESFQRYVAASPSIWWGNGVVIPTRTPLLATPPQSITVTAGANEDEPAKTQAGKPVDEKRAERLSQRKMVERATALVAQLNEQGTKADFILFPGKGHGDVIPDAIGKAVAIAGQ, encoded by the coding sequence ATGATGGTATCTGCCTCTGGCATGTTGCCTGTTCGGGCACAGCCCACTATTCCTGATATGACCGAACAAGCAAAAGCTCAATTTGAGATCAGGCAAATTGAGATGAAAAGCGATGCGCAGCATGCCTATCGGCTTTTTATCGCACTTCCCCGCCAACCGGCACCTGAAGGGGGTTATCCGGTTCTGTATATGCTGGACGGCAATGCTCAGTTTCCCGTTGCCGTAAATAGCTATAACGCAAAAAATGGCACGGCACCGCTGATTGTCGCCGTGGGTTATCCGATCGATAAGCCTTACGATGTCCCCGCCAGAACGCGTGACTACACGCCACCGACAACGCTCACCGACCCAGATTTTGCCGCAGGCGGCGAAGCTGAGGCGTTTTATCAATTCCTGCAATCCACGGTAAAACCCTGGGTTGAAGCGAACTACGCCGTGAATAAGCAAAAACAAACGCTGGCCGGGCACTCTTTCGGTGGCCTGTTTACGCTCTATACGCTTTTTAACCACACCGAATCTTTCCAGCGTTATGTTGCCGCAAGCCCGTCTATCTGGTGGGGAAATGGCGTTGTAATTCCAACAAGAACGCCGCTGCTCGCGACACCGCCACAATCCATTACCGTCACGGCAGGGGCAAATGAAGATGAGCCAGCCAAAACGCAGGCGGGTAAACCTGTTGATGAAAAGCGGGCAGAGCGTCTCAGCCAAAGAAAAATGGTGGAAAGAGCAACAGCACTGGTCGCACAGCTCAACGAACAAGGTACAAAAGCCGACTTTATTCTGTTCCCCGGTAAAGGGCACGGCGACGTGATCCCTGATGCCATCGGTAAAGCGGTTGCTATCGCTGGTCAATAA
- the gltX gene encoding glutamate--tRNA ligase: MKIKTRFAPSPTGYLHVGGARTALYSWLFARHHDGEFVLRIEDTDLERSTQDAIDAIMDGMNWLSLNWDEGPYYQTKRFDRYNAVIDQMLENGTAYKCYCSKERLEALREKQMENGEKPRYDGCCRGSHEHHADNEPHVVRFLNPQEGSVIFNDRIRGPIEFSNQELDDLIIRRTDGSPTYNFCVVIDDWDMEITHVIRGEDHINNTPRQINILKALGAPVPEYAHVSMILGDDGKKLSKRHGAVGVMQYRDDGYLPEALLNYLVRLGWSSGDQEIFSIGEMKSLFSLDAVNKSASAFNTEKLQWLNHHYINHLPAEYVATHLSWHIEQAGIDTRTGPQLSELVGLLGERCKTLKEMADSCRYFYEDFAEFDADAAKKYLRPVARQPLELVREKLAVMTSWTPENIHHAIQGTADELGQGMGKVGMPLRVAVTGAGQSPGVDVTVHAIGQQRSLARIDKALAFIAEREAQQ, encoded by the coding sequence ATGAAAATCAAAACCCGTTTCGCCCCTAGCCCTACTGGCTATCTCCACGTCGGCGGCGCTCGTACCGCACTGTATTCCTGGCTGTTTGCCCGTCATCATGACGGCGAGTTCGTGCTGCGTATTGAAGATACCGATTTGGAGCGTTCAACTCAGGACGCGATTGATGCCATTATGGATGGTATGAACTGGCTGAGCCTGAACTGGGATGAAGGCCCGTACTACCAGACTAAACGTTTTGACCGTTACAACGCAGTAATCGATCAGATGCTGGAAAACGGTACGGCCTATAAGTGCTATTGCTCTAAAGAGCGTCTGGAAGCGCTGCGTGAAAAGCAGATGGAAAACGGCGAAAAGCCGCGTTACGACGGCTGTTGCCGTGGCTCTCACGAACATCATGCTGATAATGAGCCGCACGTCGTACGTTTCCTCAACCCGCAGGAAGGCTCGGTCATCTTCAATGACCGCATTCGCGGGCCGATCGAATTCAGCAATCAGGAGCTCGACGACCTGATTATCCGTCGTACTGACGGTTCACCGACCTACAATTTCTGTGTTGTTATTGATGACTGGGATATGGAAATCACGCACGTTATCCGTGGTGAAGACCATATCAACAACACGCCGCGTCAGATCAACATCCTGAAAGCGCTGGGCGCACCAGTGCCGGAATATGCGCATGTGTCAATGATCCTGGGCGACGACGGTAAGAAATTGTCCAAGCGTCACGGCGCTGTGGGTGTAATGCAATACCGCGATGACGGCTATCTGCCGGAAGCGCTGCTGAACTATCTGGTGCGTTTAGGCTGGTCGTCTGGCGATCAGGAAATCTTCTCTATAGGTGAGATGAAATCGTTGTTCTCGCTGGATGCCGTCAACAAATCGGCGAGTGCTTTCAATACTGAGAAGCTGCAATGGCTGAACCATCACTATATTAACCATTTACCCGCAGAATACGTGGCGACGCATTTGTCATGGCATATCGAGCAGGCTGGAATTGATACCCGCACCGGGCCGCAGCTGAGCGAACTGGTTGGCTTACTCGGCGAACGTTGCAAGACGCTGAAAGAAATGGCGGACTCTTGCCGTTATTTCTATGAAGATTTTGCTGAGTTTGATGCCGATGCTGCGAAGAAATACCTGCGCCCGGTTGCCCGTCAGCCGCTTGAGCTGGTACGCGAGAAGCTGGCCGTGATGACGAGCTGGACGCCGGAGAATATCCATCACGCCATTCAGGGCACGGCGGACGAGTTGGGTCAGGGCATGGGTAAAGTCGGTATGCCACTGCGCGTTGCGGTAACCGGCGCGGGTCAGTCTCCGGGCGTTGACGTGACTGTGCATGCGATTGGTCAACAGCGTTCGCTGGCGCGTATTGATAAAGCGTTGGCGTTCATTGCTGAGCGTGAAGCGCAGCAATAA
- a CDS encoding NADH:flavin oxidoreductase: MSDDILFRPFTLKGLTLPNRIVMAPMTRGMAENGIPGPAQTEYYRRRAEGGVGLILTEGTVIDRPASRNMPGIPLFHSEAALAGWDAVAKAVHAAGGRIGPQIWHTGSTHGRGWEPDAPVESPSGIVGPDEPRGVVMTEEDIADTVAAFARAAADAKRLGFDTLELHGAHGYLIDQFFWSGTNKREDAFGGATIRERSRFAAEVIRAVRGAVGEDFPLILRVSQWKQQDYSARLASSPQEMADWLAPLVEAGVDILHCSQRRFWEPEFPEVDGAEGLNFAGWAKKLTGAATISVGSVGLSSDFFAAFGGEGSGTAALDNLHARMEREEFDLIAVGRVLLSDAQWVQKVRSGQTDKLRGFDAADLAVLA; the protein is encoded by the coding sequence ATGTCTGACGATATTCTGTTTCGTCCCTTCACGTTGAAAGGGTTAACTCTTCCTAACCGCATTGTCATGGCACCGATGACGCGGGGTATGGCTGAAAACGGCATTCCTGGCCCAGCGCAGACGGAATATTATCGCCGCCGTGCCGAAGGGGGAGTCGGGCTGATTCTGACAGAGGGAACGGTAATCGATCGTCCCGCTTCGCGTAATATGCCCGGAATCCCGCTCTTTCACAGCGAAGCCGCGTTAGCCGGTTGGGATGCGGTAGCGAAAGCGGTTCATGCCGCTGGTGGCCGTATTGGGCCGCAAATTTGGCATACAGGTTCAACCCACGGACGTGGCTGGGAGCCTGATGCGCCTGTTGAAAGTCCCTCGGGAATCGTCGGCCCAGATGAGCCTCGCGGTGTGGTGATGACCGAAGAAGATATTGCCGATACCGTGGCGGCGTTTGCTCGCGCTGCGGCGGATGCAAAACGATTGGGTTTTGACACGTTGGAACTGCATGGTGCACATGGTTACCTGATCGACCAATTCTTTTGGTCGGGCACGAATAAGCGTGAAGACGCCTTTGGTGGCGCAACGATCCGCGAACGCTCTCGCTTTGCCGCTGAGGTAATTCGTGCTGTTCGGGGCGCTGTTGGTGAGGATTTCCCGTTGATCCTGCGTGTGAGTCAGTGGAAGCAGCAGGACTACAGCGCACGTCTGGCGAGTTCCCCACAGGAGATGGCGGACTGGCTAGCGCCGCTGGTTGAGGCCGGTGTGGATATTCTGCACTGTTCCCAGCGTCGTTTCTGGGAGCCTGAATTCCCGGAGGTTGATGGGGCGGAAGGGCTGAACTTCGCCGGTTGGGCGAAAAAACTGACGGGTGCGGCGACAATCAGCGTTGGCTCGGTGGGATTAAGCTCGGATTTCTTTGCTGCATTTGGCGGTGAAGGTTCTGGCACGGCGGCATTGGACAATCTGCATGCGCGGATGGAGCGGGAAGAGTTTGATTTGATCGCGGTCGGCCGAGTCCTGCTTTCTGATGCGCAATGGGTGCAAAAAGTGCGTTCTGGGCAGACTGATAAATTACGCGGTTTTGATGCAGCGGATTTAGCCGTACTGGCGTGA
- a CDS encoding DoxX family protein → MISQLNQWFTRLTDHPDAGKLLLRLTVGILLLFHGVAKVEHGVGWIVQMLQGAGLPGFIAYGVYIGEVVAPILIILGVFTRISGLIAALTLVVATLMVGTGKFFTLTNVGAWALEVEALYFFAGIIIMLVGSGRYSVASNPAYR, encoded by the coding sequence ATGATTTCTCAGTTGAATCAGTGGTTCACGCGTTTAACCGATCATCCTGATGCAGGTAAACTTTTACTGCGTTTAACCGTGGGTATTCTGCTGCTGTTTCATGGCGTAGCAAAAGTTGAGCACGGTGTAGGCTGGATCGTACAGATGCTGCAAGGTGCAGGTCTGCCTGGTTTTATCGCTTACGGCGTTTATATCGGCGAGGTTGTTGCCCCGATTCTGATTATTCTTGGCGTATTTACCCGCATTTCCGGCCTGATTGCCGCGCTGACGCTGGTTGTAGCGACTCTGATGGTTGGCACAGGTAAATTCTTCACCCTAACTAATGTTGGTGCCTGGGCACTGGAAGTCGAAGCACTCTATTTCTTCGCCGGCATTATTATCATGTTGGTCGGTAGCGGTCGCTATTCTGTTGCCTCTAACCCCGCTTATCGCTAA
- a CDS encoding sulfate/molybdate ABC transporter ATP-binding protein, with product MSIEIRNINKQFGQFRALNEINLSIHSGELVALLGPSGCGKTTLLRIIAGLEQPDSGSIIFHGQDVSVHDVRKRNVGFVFQHYALFRHMTVFDNVAFGLRMKPKNIRPSKSDIEKKVHELLNLVQLDWLGDRYPEQLSGGQRQRIALARALIVEPSILLLDEPFGALDAKVRKELRRWLSQLHEDIDLTSVFVTHDQEEAMEVADRIVLMNKGVIEQIGTPAEVYNNPASEFVYHFLGDSNRLKVAQTEETILFRPHEVSLSVQAQEGYQAVTVRDIRPLGALTRLSLKLGEQSELIEAEVAKDDVSLHGLQKGDVIQFKPKRYSHDWEI from the coding sequence ATGAGCATTGAGATTCGCAATATTAATAAACAATTTGGTCAGTTCCGGGCGCTGAACGAGATTAATTTGTCTATCCACAGCGGCGAGCTGGTGGCGTTGCTGGGTCCATCGGGCTGCGGTAAGACAACGCTGCTGCGTATTATCGCTGGGCTGGAACAGCCGGATAGCGGCAGTATTATCTTCCACGGTCAAGATGTGTCCGTTCACGATGTGCGTAAACGCAACGTAGGGTTTGTATTCCAGCACTACGCGCTGTTTCGTCACATGACGGTGTTCGATAACGTGGCGTTTGGGCTGCGAATGAAGCCGAAAAATATCCGGCCATCGAAGAGTGACATCGAAAAGAAAGTGCATGAGCTGCTGAATCTGGTGCAGTTGGACTGGTTGGGGGATCGCTATCCTGAACAGCTTTCCGGCGGCCAGCGTCAGCGTATTGCGTTGGCGCGTGCGCTGATCGTCGAGCCGAGCATCCTGCTGCTGGATGAACCTTTTGGCGCACTGGATGCCAAGGTACGTAAAGAGCTGCGCCGCTGGCTGTCTCAGCTGCATGAAGATATCGATCTGACATCGGTATTTGTAACACACGATCAGGAAGAGGCGATGGAAGTTGCCGACCGCATCGTGCTGATGAACAAAGGTGTGATTGAACAAATCGGCACGCCAGCAGAGGTGTATAACAATCCAGCTAGCGAGTTTGTTTACCATTTCCTTGGCGACAGTAACCGGTTGAAAGTGGCGCAGACGGAGGAAACGATTCTGTTCCGTCCGCATGAAGTGTCGTTATCCGTTCAGGCTCAGGAAGGCTATCAGGCAGTGACAGTGCGAGATATTCGCCCACTCGGTGCCTTAACGCGTCTGTCGTTGAAGCTGGGCGAGCAGTCTGAACTGATTGAAGCGGAAGTCGCAAAAGACGATGTAAGCCTGCACGGGCTACAGAAAGGCGATGTGATTCAGTTCAAACCCAAACGTTATAGTCACGATTGGGAAATCTGA
- the cysW gene encoding sulfate ABC transporter permease subunit CysW has product MEQVISTQANAAKRKKQPAAYYILVSLAWVVFFLILVLPLMMVVTQGLDKGVGAFWDAITEPDAISALKLTLLATVISVPLNVVFGLATAWCVTKFEFRGKSFLLALIDLPFSVSPVVAGLVYVLLFGAQSKIYPFLLEHDLQIVYAVPGIVLATIFVTLPYVARELIPLMEEQGSQEEEAARLLGANGWQMFWHITLPNVKWALIYGVVLCTARAMGEFGAVSVISGHIRGLTNTLPLHIEILYNEYNIVAAFSVAILLLIMSLVVLLLRQWSESRLTKQIEKQQELAKNEH; this is encoded by the coding sequence ATGGAACAGGTTATTTCCACTCAGGCCAACGCGGCTAAAAGAAAAAAACAGCCCGCCGCCTATTACATTCTGGTTTCACTCGCATGGGTCGTCTTTTTCCTGATTCTGGTGCTGCCGCTGATGATGGTCGTCACTCAGGGGCTGGATAAAGGCGTCGGCGCATTTTGGGACGCGATTACCGAGCCGGATGCGATTTCTGCACTTAAGCTGACGCTGCTTGCGACCGTCATTTCTGTACCGCTAAACGTAGTGTTCGGGCTGGCGACGGCGTGGTGCGTGACGAAATTCGAATTTCGTGGCAAGAGCTTTCTACTGGCGCTGATCGATTTGCCATTTTCCGTTTCCCCTGTGGTTGCGGGGCTGGTGTATGTGCTGCTGTTTGGGGCGCAAAGCAAGATCTATCCTTTCCTGCTCGAACACGATCTGCAAATTGTTTACGCCGTGCCGGGCATCGTGCTGGCGACAATTTTCGTTACGCTGCCTTATGTTGCCCGTGAGCTGATCCCGCTGATGGAAGAGCAGGGTTCGCAGGAAGAAGAAGCGGCGCGATTGCTGGGGGCTAACGGCTGGCAAATGTTCTGGCACATCACGCTGCCGAATGTGAAATGGGCGCTGATCTACGGCGTGGTGCTGTGTACCGCGCGTGCGATGGGGGAATTTGGCGCGGTTTCCGTCATTTCCGGCCATATTCGCGGTCTGACGAACACGCTGCCGTTGCATATTGAAATTCTTTATAACGAGTACAACATCGTTGCGGCTTTCAGCGTGGCGATCCTTCTGCTAATTATGTCACTGGTAGTGCTGCTGCTGCGCCAGTGGAGTGAAAGCCGATTGACGAAGCAAATAGAGAAACAACAGGAGTTGGCCAAAAATGAGCATTGA
- the cysT gene encoding sulfate ABC transporter permease subunit CysT, whose product MSQRSSSVIPGFGLTLGFSLSYLGLIVLIPLAGMFLYASQLTFGQFWDLITSRQVLFSLRLSFGTALAAAFINGILGTLLAWVLVRYTFPGRKVIDAMIDMPFALPTAVAGIALTALYAPNGLIGSLFPFKIAYTGIGITLALIFVTLPFVVRTLQPVLADIPKEVEEAAACLGARPLQVFRHVLLPALLPAWLTGFALAFARGVGEYGSVVFIAGNIPFKTEILPLLIVSKLDQYDYKGATGIGVFMLLVSFIMLLLINVLQRRIQPKL is encoded by the coding sequence ATGTCACAACGTTCTTCCTCAGTGATTCCCGGTTTCGGGCTAACGTTAGGGTTTAGCCTGAGCTATTTAGGATTAATTGTCCTCATTCCGTTGGCGGGGATGTTTTTGTATGCCAGCCAACTAACGTTTGGTCAGTTTTGGGATCTGATCACTAGCCGTCAGGTGCTTTTCTCCCTGCGGCTTTCGTTTGGTACGGCGCTGGCTGCGGCGTTTATTAACGGCATTCTCGGGACGCTGCTGGCCTGGGTGCTCGTGCGTTATACCTTTCCCGGCCGTAAAGTGATCGATGCCATGATCGATATGCCTTTCGCGCTGCCAACCGCCGTGGCGGGGATTGCGTTGACGGCATTGTATGCGCCGAATGGCCTGATTGGCTCGCTATTTCCGTTCAAAATTGCCTACACCGGCATTGGTATCACGCTAGCGCTCATTTTTGTCACGCTGCCTTTCGTGGTCAGAACGCTGCAACCGGTGCTGGCTGATATTCCGAAAGAAGTGGAAGAAGCTGCCGCCTGCCTTGGCGCGCGCCCGCTTCAGGTTTTCCGCCATGTCTTGCTTCCTGCGCTGTTACCTGCGTGGCTGACGGGCTTTGCGCTGGCCTTTGCCCGCGGCGTTGGCGAATACGGTTCTGTGGTCTTTATCGCGGGGAATATTCCGTTTAAAACCGAAATTCTGCCGCTGCTGATCGTCTCCAAGCTCGATCAGTATGACTACAAGGGAGCAACGGGGATCGGTGTATTCATGCTGCTGGTGTCTTTCATTATGCTGCTGCTGATTAACGTGTTGCAGCGCCGCATTCAACCGAAACTGTAA
- a CDS encoding sulfate ABC transporter substrate-binding protein has translation MRRLGLSVATAALLFSGVASAATELLNVSYDPTRELYQQYNAAFIKHWKATTGEDITIKNSHGGSGKQARSVIDGLQADVVTLALAGDIDALNLNQQLIDPKWQARLPDNSTPYTSTIVFLVRKGNPKQIKDWNDLVKPGVEVITPNPKTSGGARWNFLAAWAYAKAQPGGNDETALKFVTELYRHAPVLDTGARGATISFVQRQLGDVLLAWENEAYLSLQEQGGDQLEIVTPSLSILAEPPVAVVDKVVERKGTQKQAEAYLQYLYSDEAQRIIGKNFYRPRNAKIAEEFKDQFAPVNLVTIDKDFGGWKAAQDKFFNDGGVFDAIFKEINK, from the coding sequence ATACGTCGTCTGGGGTTATCTGTTGCTACGGCAGCACTGTTGTTTTCCGGTGTGGCCTCGGCGGCTACCGAATTATTAAACGTGTCTTACGATCCGACGCGCGAACTGTATCAGCAATACAATGCGGCGTTTATTAAGCATTGGAAAGCGACCACAGGTGAAGATATCACCATCAAAAATTCACACGGTGGTTCTGGAAAGCAGGCGCGTTCGGTGATTGACGGCTTGCAGGCTGATGTGGTGACGCTGGCGCTGGCGGGCGACATTGACGCCTTAAACCTGAATCAACAGTTGATCGATCCTAAATGGCAGGCGCGTCTGCCTGATAACAGCACCCCTTACACCTCCACCATCGTTTTTCTGGTGCGCAAAGGTAATCCGAAGCAAATCAAAGACTGGAACGATCTGGTGAAGCCGGGCGTTGAAGTGATCACGCCAAACCCGAAAACCTCTGGTGGTGCGCGTTGGAACTTCCTGGCCGCGTGGGCCTATGCCAAAGCGCAACCGGGTGGCAATGATGAAACTGCACTGAAATTTGTCACTGAACTGTATCGCCATGCACCCGTACTGGATACCGGTGCTCGTGGGGCAACGATCAGTTTTGTGCAACGTCAGCTAGGCGATGTACTGCTGGCATGGGAAAACGAAGCCTACTTGTCTCTGCAAGAACAGGGCGGCGATCAGCTTGAGATCGTGACGCCTTCTCTGTCGATTCTGGCTGAACCACCGGTTGCCGTTGTCGACAAAGTCGTTGAACGTAAGGGAACGCAGAAACAGGCTGAAGCCTATTTGCAATACCTCTACAGCGATGAAGCGCAGCGCATCATCGGTAAAAATTTCTACCGCCCACGCAATGCCAAGATCGCTGAAGAGTTTAAAGATCAGTTTGCACCGGTGAATCTGGTGACGATTGATAAGGATTTCGGCGGCTGGAAAGCAGCACAGGACAAATTCTTTAACGACGGCGGTGTGTTCGACGCCATCTTTAAAGAGATTAATAAGTAA
- a CDS encoding CdaR family transcriptional regulator — protein MASYHLNAKMAQDIVARTMQIIDSNINVMDARGKIIGSGDQERLGELHEGALLALSQGRVVDIDDAVARHLHGVRPGINLPLRIDGEIVGVIGLTGNPSQLRQYGELVCMTAEMMLEQARLLHMLAQDSRLREELVLNLIRTDDLSPALMEWAQRLGIDLNKPRVAAVIEVDSGQLGVDSAMAELQQLQTLLTTPERDNLIAIVSLTEMVVLKPALNSHGRWDAEEHRRRVDTLMSRMAESSRLRVRLALGNYFSGPGSIARSYRTARTTMSVGKQRMPAQRCYYYQDLMLPVLLDSLRGGWQANELVRPLSKLKAMDGNGLLRRTLGAWFRNNVQPGATAKALFIHRNTLEYRLNRISELTGLDLGNFDDRLLLYVALQLDEEE, from the coding sequence ATGGCGTCGTATCATCTCAATGCCAAGATGGCACAGGATATTGTCGCGCGGACTATGCAGATCATTGATAGCAATATCAACGTGATGGATGCTCGCGGTAAGATTATCGGCAGTGGCGATCAGGAACGATTGGGGGAACTGCACGAAGGCGCGCTGCTGGCGCTTTCGCAGGGGCGAGTCGTCGATATTGATGATGCCGTGGCGCGTCACCTGCACGGCGTGCGTCCGGGTATCAATTTACCTTTGCGCATCGACGGTGAAATCGTTGGCGTCATCGGCCTGACCGGGAATCCCAGCCAGCTGCGGCAATACGGCGAACTTGTCTGCATGACGGCGGAAATGATGCTGGAGCAGGCGAGGCTGCTGCATATGCTGGCGCAGGATAGCCGCCTGCGTGAAGAGCTGGTACTGAACCTGATTCGTACCGACGATCTGTCTCCCGCTCTCATGGAGTGGGCGCAGCGTTTAGGCATCGATCTGAATAAGCCCCGTGTCGCTGCGGTGATCGAAGTGGACAGCGGGCAGCTCGGCGTCGACTCCGCTATGGCAGAGCTACAGCAGTTGCAGACGTTGCTGACCACGCCGGAACGCGACAACCTGATCGCTATCGTTTCTCTGACGGAAATGGTGGTACTAAAACCGGCGCTGAACAGCCACGGGCGTTGGGATGCAGAGGAACACCGACGTCGCGTGGATACGCTGATGTCGCGTATGGCGGAAAGCAGTCGGCTGCGAGTACGGCTGGCGCTGGGGAACTATTTTTCTGGCCCCGGCAGTATCGCGCGCTCCTACCGCACGGCACGAACGACCATGAGCGTAGGTAAACAGCGTATGCCCGCCCAGCGCTGTTATTACTATCAGGATTTGATGTTACCCGTGCTGCTGGACAGCCTGCGCGGCGGCTGGCAGGCAAATGAGCTGGTGCGCCCGCTTTCGAAGCTTAAAGCAATGGACGGCAATGGTCTGCTGCGTCGGACGCTGGGTGCCTGGTTCCGTAACAACGTTCAACCCGGTGCGACGGCGAAAGCGCTGTTTATCCACCGTAATACGCTGGAATATCGCCTTAACCGCATCTCAGAACTAACGGGGTTAGATCTGGGGAATTTCGATGACCGTCTGCTGCTGTACGTGGCTTTGCAACTGGATGAAGAAGAGTAG
- the degP gene encoding serine endoprotease DegP, protein MKRKSLVLSALALSLAMAMGSTTANAAESAASAASSGQLPSLAPMLENVMPSVVSIYVEGHTTHAGNAGKDGIPPQLQPFFGENSPFCQEGSPFQSSPMCQGDGDDDGQPPQQENFQALGAGVVINAEKGYVVTNSHVVDNADKIQVRLSDGRKYDGKVLGKDPRSDIALVQLKDFKNLTAIKVADSDQLRVGDYTVAIGNPYGLGETATSGIVSALGRSGLNIENYENFIQTDAAINRGNSGGALVNLNGELVGLNTAILAPDGGNIGIGFAIPSNMVKSVVAQIVEFGEVKRGELGITGTELNSELAQAMKVDAQRGAFVSQVRPKSAADEAGIKAGDVIVTLNGKAVSSFSALRAQVGSLPVGSKVALGLLREGKPLTVEVTLQQSNQAQVASGNLYSGIEGAELSNTQVDDKKGVKVDNVKPGSAAAKIGLKKDDIILGVNQQSVQNIGELRKILDSKPAVLALNVRRGESTIYLLAQ, encoded by the coding sequence ATGAAAAGAAAATCACTGGTTCTGAGTGCGCTAGCGTTAAGTCTGGCGATGGCGATGGGCTCCACCACGGCGAATGCCGCTGAGTCAGCGGCGTCTGCCGCGTCATCGGGTCAATTACCCAGCCTGGCCCCTATGCTGGAAAACGTCATGCCTTCCGTGGTGAGCATCTATGTGGAAGGGCATACGACCCATGCGGGCAATGCGGGAAAAGACGGTATCCCACCGCAGCTTCAGCCGTTTTTTGGTGAAAACTCGCCTTTCTGTCAGGAAGGATCGCCGTTCCAGTCATCGCCGATGTGTCAGGGAGACGGTGACGACGATGGTCAGCCGCCGCAGCAGGAGAATTTCCAGGCGCTGGGTGCGGGCGTCGTGATTAATGCAGAAAAAGGCTATGTGGTGACCAACAGCCATGTGGTGGATAACGCCGATAAAATTCAGGTTCGACTCAGCGATGGTCGCAAGTATGACGGCAAAGTGTTAGGCAAAGATCCACGTTCGGATATCGCGCTGGTGCAGTTGAAAGATTTTAAAAATCTGACGGCGATTAAGGTCGCAGATTCTGACCAACTGCGGGTCGGTGATTACACGGTAGCGATTGGTAACCCGTATGGTCTGGGCGAAACGGCGACATCGGGTATTGTGTCCGCGCTGGGGCGTAGCGGGTTGAATATTGAAAACTACGAGAACTTTATTCAGACCGATGCGGCGATCAACCGGGGGAATTCCGGTGGTGCGCTGGTTAATCTGAACGGGGAGCTGGTTGGGCTGAATACCGCGATTCTTGCTCCAGATGGCGGCAATATCGGGATTGGTTTCGCTATCCCCAGCAATATGGTGAAAAGCGTGGTGGCACAGATTGTCGAGTTTGGCGAAGTGAAGCGCGGCGAGCTGGGCATCACCGGGACGGAGCTGAACTCCGAACTGGCGCAGGCGATGAAAGTTGATGCACAGCGCGGTGCGTTTGTGAGTCAAGTGCGACCTAAATCAGCGGCAGATGAAGCGGGCATCAAGGCAGGCGATGTGATCGTCACGCTGAATGGTAAGGCGGTCAGCAGCTTCTCTGCGCTGCGCGCGCAGGTTGGATCGTTGCCGGTGGGCAGCAAAGTAGCGCTGGGCCTGCTGCGTGAGGGTAAACCGCTGACGGTTGAGGTGACGCTGCAACAGAGCAATCAGGCTCAGGTGGCTTCCGGTAATCTCTACTCTGGTATTGAAGGTGCCGAGCTGAGTAATACTCAGGTGGACGACAAAAAAGGCGTCAAGGTGGATAACGTTAAACCCGGTTCCGCGGCGGCTAAAATTGGTTTGAAGAAGGACGACATTATTCTGGGGGTTAACCAACAGTCGGTACAGAATATTGGTGAGCTGCGTAAAATTCTGGACAGCAAACCGGCCGTATTGGCCTTGAACGTTCGTCGTGGCGAGAGCACGATTTATCTGCTGGCTCAGTAA